One segment of Phragmites australis chromosome 13, lpPhrAust1.1, whole genome shotgun sequence DNA contains the following:
- the LOC133889305 gene encoding uncharacterized protein LOC133889305, which translates to MASPMVQLRTTGRLSFCSSPNAPPRTAARRLAAARASAEAMATEKLGVRVERNPPESRLSELGVRQWPKWGCEKSRFPWTYSAKETCYLLQGKVKVYPEGHGEEFVEIAAGDLVVFPKGMSCTWDVAEAVDKHYKFE; encoded by the exons ATGGCGAGCCCAATGGTCCAGCTCCGCACCACCGGTCGCCTCAGCTTCTGCTCCTCCCCCAACGCACCTCCGAGGACTGCAGCGCGGCGActcgcggcggcgagggcgtcGGCGGAGGCGATGGCGACGGAGAAGCTGGGCGTCAGGGTGGAGCGCAACCCCCCGGAGTCGCGCCTCTCCGAGCTCGGCGTCCGCCAGTGGCCCAA GTGGGGGTGCGAGAAGAGCAGGTTCCCGTGGACGTACTCGGCCAAGGAGACGTGCTACCTGCTGCAGGGGAAGGTGAAGGTGTACCCGGAGGGCCACGGGGAGGAGTTCGTGGAGATCGCGGCGGGGGACCTAGTCGTCTTCCCCAAGGGTATGAGCTGCACCTGGGACGTCGCCGAGGCCGTCGACAAGCACTATAAGTTCGAGTAG
- the LOC133889830 gene encoding kinetochore protein SPC24 homolog, which translates to MAADVGERLEVDDVFSLADDLVGVLRGTDDADALAQVGASARMLRSACHSESDDLELQRKEYREKKHSCKEKIDEVKAETIADDELNALQNKMEEKLHEEKQLRQDLRVVRDELDKLDCQRASIEERKNAIRKKEKDMQKAQSMLSMCMSVTNIMPNLKDQDKISGYIVDKNGKKIEKFEFEKKTSPVEICSKLWTKI; encoded by the exons ATGGCGGCAGATGTGGGCGAGCGGCTGGAGGTTGACGACGTCTTCTCTTTGGCCGACGACCTCGTGGGCGTGCTCCGCGGCACCGACGACGCCGACGCCCTCGCGCAGGTGGGTGCGAGCGCGCGGATGCTGCGGTCCGCCTGCCACTCCGAGTCCGACGACCTCGAGCTGCAGCGGAAAG AGTATCGGGAAAAAAAACACTCCTGCAAGGAAAAGATAGACGAAGTAAAAGCTGAAACCATTGCTGATGATGAACTTAATGCACTGCAAAATAAGATGGAAGAGAAACTCCATGAAGAGAAACAGCTTCGCCAAGATTTAAG AGTTGTACGTGATGAGCTTGATAAACTTGACTGTCAAAGAGCTTCtatagaagaaagaaagaatgctatcaggaagaaggagaaagacATGCAGAAGGCACA AAGTATGCTTTCCATGTGTATGTCAGTTACAAATATCATGCCAAATTTGAAAGACCAGGATAAGATCTCCGGCT ATATTGTCGACAAGAATGGGAAGAAGATAGAGAAGTTCGAGTTTGAGAAGAAGACGTCACCAGTTGAGATCTGCAGCAAACTCTGGACGAAGATTTAG
- the LOC133887992 gene encoding trihelix transcription factor ASIL2-like, whose translation MDDDDDVSADASPSPVSSPAASALPVAEPVTVASAPPGGVLALALPIQRTAASLYASAGGGGGGGGGREDAWSEGATSALIDAWGERFVALGRGSLRHPQWQEVADAVSSRDGYSKAPKSDIQCKNRIDTLKKKYKIERAKPVSSWQFFDRLDALLAPTYDQKPAAAVADVGRNPNGRNPVPAALRVGFPQRSRTPLMPAAAAALKRRAPSPEPSASSESSDGFPPMAALPAANGKRRRTDEGRGDGGSAGDRTQGLRELSQAIRRLGEAYERVETAKLEQAAEMERRRMDFARELESQRVQFFLNTQMELSQTNNQASPGTAGATTVGGASRRMSTTTDAGASSNHHGRYRISHSDRHRHAQRPRYEYHDNNLATAAVASDGEQSDDEEEDEEEEESQ comes from the coding sequence ATGGACGATGACGATGACGTCTCCGCCGACGCCTCCCCGTCGCCGGTCTCCTCTCCAGCGGCTTCCGCGCTCCCGGTCGCCGAGCCCGTCACCGTCGCCTCCGCGCCGCCCGGTGGCGTCCTCGCGCTCGCGCTCCCCATCCAGAGGACCGCGGCGTCCCTGTACGCCAGcgccggcgggggcgggggcggaggcggcgggagggaggACGCGTGGAGCGAGGGCGCCACCTCCGCGCTCATCGACGCCTGGGGGGAGCGCTTCGTCGCGCTCGGCCGCGGCAGCCTCCGCCACCCGCAGTGGCAGGAGGTCGCCGACGCCGTCTCCTCCCGCGACGGCTACTCCAAGGCCCCCAAGTCCGACATCCAGTGTAAGAACCGCATCGACACGCTCAAGAAGAAGTATAAGATCGAGAGGGCCAAGCCGGTCTCGTCCTGGCAGTTCTTCGACCGCCTTGACGCGCTCCTCGCCCCCACCTACGACCAgaagcccgccgccgccgtcgccgacgttGGGCGCAACCCTAACGGCCGCAATCCGGTGCCCGCTGCGCTGCGCGTGGGCTTCCCGCAGCGCAGCCGCACGCCGCTGATGCCCGCGGCAGCCGCGGCGCTCAAGCGGAGGGCGCCGTCCCCTGAGCCGTCGGCGTCGTCCGAGTCCTCCGACGGCTTCCCACCGATGGCGGCCCTCCCGGCGGCGAacgggaagaggaggaggacggacGAAGGGCGCGGTGACGGTGGCAGCGCGGGCGACCGCACGCAGGGGCTTCGGGAACTGTCACAGGCGATACGGCGCCTCGGCGAGGCGTACGAGCGCGTGGAGACCGCGAAGCTGGAGCAGGCCGCCGAGATGGAGCGGCGGCGTATGGACTTCGCGCGGGAGCTGGAGTCACAGCGCGTGCAGTTCTTCCTCAACACACAAATGGAGCTCTCGCAGACCAATAATCAAGCTTCTCCTGGCACAGCCGGTGCCACCACTGTTGGTGGCGCCTCTAGAAGAATGTCAACAACTACAGATGCCGGTGCCAGCAGCAATCACCACGGCCGGTACCGAATCAGCCACAGTGACAGGCACCGCCACGCCCAGCGCCCACGTTATGAGTACCATGACAATAATCTCGCCACTGCTGCAGTTGCCAGCGACGGCGAGCAgtccgacgatgaggaggaggacgaagaagaagaggagagccAGTAA
- the LOC133887993 gene encoding 3-oxoacyl-[acyl-carrier-protein] synthase I, chloroplastic: MQAPAHALGLRLPPPPSPRRRHRARPRPAVRAATSAAPRRETDPRRRVVITGMGLVSVFGSDVGAFYERLLSGDSGVGPIDRFDAASFPTRFAAQIRGFSSEGYIDGKNDRRLDDCLRYCIVSGKKALESAGLDKGSDAHAKLDKVRAGVLVGTGMGGLTVFSDGVQNLIEKGHRKISPFFIPYAITNMGSALLAMDVGFMGPNYSISTACATSNYCFYAAANHIRRGEADIIVAGGTEAAIIPIGLGGFVACRALSQRNDDPTTASRPWDKERDGFVMGEGAGVLVMESLEHAMKRDAPIIAEYLGGAVNCDAYHMTDPRSDGLGVSSCITKSLEDAGVAPEEVNYINAHATSTLAGDLAEVRAIKQVFNNTSEIKINSTKSMVGHCLGAAGGLEAIATVKAITTGWVHPTINQFNPEPEVEFDTVANEKKQHEVNVAISNSFGFGGHNSVVVFAPFKP, from the exons ATGCAAGCGCCCGCCCACGCCCTCGGGCTCCGCCTCCCGCCTCCCCCCTCcccacgccgccgccaccgcgctCGCCCGCGCCCCGCCGTCCGTGCCGCGACGtcggcggcgccgcggcgggagACGGACCCCCGGAGGCGGGTGGTGATCACGGGGATGGGGCTGGTGTCCGTGTTCGGGAGCGACGTGGGCGCCTTCTACGAGCGCCTCCTGTCGGGGGACAGCGGGGTGGGCCCCATCGACCGCTTCGACGCCGCCAGCTTCCCCACCAGGTTCGCGGCCCAGATCAGGGGGTTCTCGTCGGAGGGCTACATCGACGGCAAGAACGACCGCAGGCTCGACGACTGCCTCCGCTACTGCATCGTCAGCGGCAAGAAGGCGCTCGAGAGTGCGGGGCTCGACAAGGGCTCCGACGCGCACGCCAAG CTTGACAAAGTGCGCGCTGGAGTTCTCGTGGGAACTGGCATGGGTGGCCTTACAGTGTTTTCCGATGGCGTTCAGAATCTCATTGAGAAGGGACACAGAAAAATTTCCCCTTTCTTTATTCCGTACGCTATAACTAACATGGGCTCAGCGTTGCTTGCGATGGATGTTGGTTTCATGGGTCCGAACTACTCAATTTCAACTGCATGCGCAACCTCCAACTATTGCTTTTATGCTGCTGCCAACCATATACGTCGTGGTGAGGCTGATATTATTGTTGCTGGTGGTACTGAAGCTGCAATTATCCCCATTGGTCTCGGAGGTTTTGTGGCCTGTAGAGCTCTATCACAGAGGAATGATGACCCAACAACCGCATCTAGGCCATGGGACAAAGAGAGAGATGGCTTTGTCATGGGTGAAGGTGCTGGTGTACTG GTTATGGAGAGCCTGGAGCATGCAATGAAGCGTGATGCACCAATAATTGCAGAATATTTGGGAGGGGCGGTGAACTGCGATGCTTACCATATGACTGATCCTAGATCAGATGGACTGGGTGTATCATCCTGTATCACTAAGAGCCTCGAAGATGCAGGTGTTGCACCTGAGGAG GTGAACTACATTAATGCGCACGCAACTTCCACACTTGCTGGTGACTTGGCTGAAGTAAGAGCCATTAAACAAGTCTTCAATAATACATCTGAGATTAAAATTAATTCAACAAAG TCTATGGTAGGCCATTGCCTAGGTGCAGCTGGTGGATTAGAAGCTATTGCCACAGTAAAAGCCATAACTACTGGATGGGTGCATCCTACCATTAATCAGTTT AACCCAGAGCCTGAAGTTGAATTCGATACAGTAGCCAATGAAAAGAAGCAGCATGAAGTGAATGTTG CCATCTCTAATTCCTTTGGATTCGGGGGACACAATTCGGTGGTGGTATTTGCACCATTCAAGCCATGA
- the LOC133888835 gene encoding sm-like protein LSM1B isoform X1 has translation MSWAGPDEILLSTSLAGFLDKKLIVLLRDGRKLLGTLCSFDQFANVVLQGACERVIVGEQYCDVPLGLYVIRGENVVLIGELICYCIEQDREKDELPAQMTCVSEAEIRKVVLSLHGRLKSRSQFLVLVQRLSYKP, from the exons ATGTCTTGGGCCGGACCCGACGAGatcctcctctccacctccCTGGCCGGCTTCTTAGACA AGAAACTCATTGTCCTACTAAGAGATGGACGGAAGCTGCTTGGCACCCTCTGCTCATTTGATCAGTTTG cAAATGTTGTTCTTCAAGGTGCTTGTGAACGAGTAATTGTAGGGGAACAATATTGTGATGTTCCTCTTGGTCTGTACGTGATCCGGGGAGAGAATGTTGTTTTAATTGGAGAATTG ATCTGCTATTGCATTGAGCAGGATCGTGAGAAGGATGAACTCCCTGCTCAGATGACCTGTGTTTCAGAAGCAGAAATAAGAAAG GTGGTTCTCTCATTGCATGGAAGACTAAAAAGCAGATCGCAGTTTCTCGTTCTAGTGCAGAGGCTGAGTTACAAACCATGA
- the LOC133888835 gene encoding sm-like protein LSM1B isoform X3 codes for MSWAGPDEILLSTSLAGFLDKKLIVLLRDGRKLLGTLCSFDQFANVVLQGACERVIVGEQYCDVPLGLYVIRGENVVLIGELDREKDELPAQMTCVSEAEIRKVVLSLHGRLKSRSQFLVLVQRLSYKP; via the exons ATGTCTTGGGCCGGACCCGACGAGatcctcctctccacctccCTGGCCGGCTTCTTAGACA AGAAACTCATTGTCCTACTAAGAGATGGACGGAAGCTGCTTGGCACCCTCTGCTCATTTGATCAGTTTG cAAATGTTGTTCTTCAAGGTGCTTGTGAACGAGTAATTGTAGGGGAACAATATTGTGATGTTCCTCTTGGTCTGTACGTGATCCGGGGAGAGAATGTTGTTTTAATTGGAGAATTG GATCGTGAGAAGGATGAACTCCCTGCTCAGATGACCTGTGTTTCAGAAGCAGAAATAAGAAAG GTGGTTCTCTCATTGCATGGAAGACTAAAAAGCAGATCGCAGTTTCTCGTTCTAGTGCAGAGGCTGAGTTACAAACCATGA
- the LOC133888835 gene encoding sm-like protein LSM1B isoform X2: protein MSWAGPDEILLSTSLAGFLDKKLIVLLRDGRKLLGTLCSFDQFANVVLQGACERVIVGEQYCDVPLGLYVIRGENVVLIGELICYCIEQDREKDELPAQMTCVSEAEIRKAEKAEREARDLKGTMRKRMEFLDFD, encoded by the exons ATGTCTTGGGCCGGACCCGACGAGatcctcctctccacctccCTGGCCGGCTTCTTAGACA AGAAACTCATTGTCCTACTAAGAGATGGACGGAAGCTGCTTGGCACCCTCTGCTCATTTGATCAGTTTG cAAATGTTGTTCTTCAAGGTGCTTGTGAACGAGTAATTGTAGGGGAACAATATTGTGATGTTCCTCTTGGTCTGTACGTGATCCGGGGAGAGAATGTTGTTTTAATTGGAGAATTG ATCTGCTATTGCATTGAGCAGGATCGTGAGAAGGATGAACTCCCTGCTCAGATGACCTGTGTTTCAGAAGCAGAAATAAGAAAG GCTGAGAAGGCAGAACGGGAAGCAAGAGATCTGAAAGGCACGATGAGGAAGAGGATGGAGTTCCTGGACTTCGATTAG
- the LOC133888835 gene encoding sm-like protein LSM1B isoform X4: MSWAGPDEILLSTSLAGFLDKKLIVLLRDGRKLLGTLCSFDQFANVVLQGACERVIVGEQYCDVPLGLYVIRGENVVLIGELDREKDELPAQMTCVSEAEIRKAEKAEREARDLKGTMRKRMEFLDFD, from the exons ATGTCTTGGGCCGGACCCGACGAGatcctcctctccacctccCTGGCCGGCTTCTTAGACA AGAAACTCATTGTCCTACTAAGAGATGGACGGAAGCTGCTTGGCACCCTCTGCTCATTTGATCAGTTTG cAAATGTTGTTCTTCAAGGTGCTTGTGAACGAGTAATTGTAGGGGAACAATATTGTGATGTTCCTCTTGGTCTGTACGTGATCCGGGGAGAGAATGTTGTTTTAATTGGAGAATTG GATCGTGAGAAGGATGAACTCCCTGCTCAGATGACCTGTGTTTCAGAAGCAGAAATAAGAAAG GCTGAGAAGGCAGAACGGGAAGCAAGAGATCTGAAAGGCACGATGAGGAAGAGGATGGAGTTCCTGGACTTCGATTAG
- the LOC133889103 gene encoding uncharacterized protein LOC133889103, producing MGEAPCIAAPRRAAAHFRLPRHGRRKVLVVRLGGGGARWNGRGLRLRRWLRRSVWRLAELCAAALSGHPGGPRAPAPAPWTGVEPYFAAPFVPVALMKRAEVQD from the coding sequence ATGGGGGAAGCGCCATGCatcgccgcgccgcgccgagcCGCCGCGCACTTCCGCCTGCCTCGCCACGGCCGCCGGAAGGTCCTCGTCGTCCGgctcggcggtggcggcgcgcgCTGGAACGGACGCGGTCTCCGGCTCCGGCGGTGGCTCCGCCGCTCGGTGTGGCGCCTCGCGGAGCTCTGCGCGGCGGCGCTGTCGGGCCACCCAGGAGGGCCCAGGGCGCCGGCGCCTGCGCCGTGGACGGGCGTGGAGCCGTACTTCGCGGCGCCCTTCGTCCCCGTCGCGCTGATGAAGCGCGCGGAAGTGCAAGACTAG